One part of the Nitrospiraceae bacterium genome encodes these proteins:
- a CDS encoding glycosyltransferase codes for MPNRIRVLHLISSLDVGGAETQLLSLLSHSNRDRFDHSVLSLTSIGLIGDHIRQLGVSVGGLNMLRGVPSPQAVWELWKILKGLQPQVLQSWMYHADLLALFGRAKGTRKLVWNIRCSDVDMTHYRFLSKWVVNLLSVCSGIPDGVVVNSHAGKLVHEQLGYHPKMWQIIPNGVDLDQARPDLSARIWLRQECKIAEDCLLIGLVARRDAMKDHPTFLMAAGIIHEKLPDVHFVLVGRGVDGADDELRTLLAEHDLMDATHLLGQREDALRITAGLDIACSASAFGEGFSNAVGEAMACGVPCVVTDVGDSARIVGETGRIVLPKNPDALAHACLELVELGAAGRRALGGLARARMEEHYDIRAVTACYETLYTSLVRNGPTQV; via the coding sequence ATGCCGAACCGGATTAGGGTTCTTCATCTGATTAGTTCGTTAGACGTGGGAGGTGCTGAGACTCAACTGTTGAGTCTCCTGTCCCACAGCAACCGCGATCGTTTCGACCATTCCGTTCTTTCCCTGACCTCCATAGGCCTTATTGGTGATCATATCCGTCAGTTAGGCGTGTCGGTCGGTGGATTGAATATGCTACGAGGAGTCCCATCACCTCAGGCCGTGTGGGAGCTCTGGAAAATTCTCAAGGGCCTACAGCCTCAGGTTCTTCAGTCTTGGATGTACCATGCTGATCTCCTCGCGCTTTTTGGGAGAGCCAAGGGTACAAGGAAGTTAGTGTGGAACATCCGTTGCTCCGATGTAGATATGACCCATTATCGCTTCTTGTCGAAGTGGGTGGTGAATCTCCTCAGTGTTTGTTCCGGTATCCCTGATGGGGTCGTTGTAAATTCTCACGCGGGAAAGCTCGTTCATGAGCAGTTAGGGTATCACCCAAAAATGTGGCAGATCATTCCAAATGGGGTCGATCTCGACCAGGCTCGCCCCGACCTTTCGGCGCGGATCTGGCTTAGGCAAGAATGCAAGATTGCTGAGGACTGCCTTCTCATTGGCCTCGTTGCACGACGTGACGCGATGAAAGACCATCCAACCTTCTTAATGGCAGCCGGTATCATTCATGAGAAGCTTCCGGATGTTCACTTCGTCCTAGTCGGCCGCGGAGTCGATGGTGCAGATGACGAACTGCGGACGTTACTAGCCGAACATGACTTGATGGATGCGACCCATCTGCTCGGCCAGCGAGAGGATGCTCTTCGTATCACGGCGGGGTTGGACATCGCATGCTCCGCGTCCGCCTTCGGCGAAGGATTCTCTAATGCCGTCGGTGAGGCTATGGCCTGCGGGGTGCCTTGTGTCGTGACTGATGTAGGTGATTCGGCAAGGATTGTTGGTGAGACAGGGCGCATTGTACTACCTAAGAATCCGGACGCATTGGCCCACGCCTGTTTGGAGCTGGTCGAGTTGGGCGCAGCTGGTCGCCGGGCATTAGGCGGACTCGCACGAGCGAGGATGGAAGAGCATTACGATATTCGCGCTGTGACTGCTTGCTACGAGACGCTCTATACATCGCTGGTGAGGAACGGACCAACTCAGGTGTAA
- the asnB gene encoding asparagine synthase (glutamine-hydrolyzing), with translation MCGVIGWIDRSLDRELARRMRACLTHRGPDDEGEWCDPSSTVWLGHRRLSVLDLSTEGHQPMASPSGRYVITYNGEVVNHKLLRAELQRLGYQFRGHSDTEVVVAAIEAWGIDEALGRFIGMFAFGLYDRTEDCLWLVRDRMGIKPIYYAQSGKSFAFASELRPLRLLPWVDTTLDHEALAAYFRYLYVPAPATIFSGVRKLLPGTCLRWDGQQLEERRYWNLSEVAHEGIHHPVETTFSETADELDKLLRDAIRLQMEADVPLGAFLSGGIDSSTVVALMQAQSDRPVHTFSIGFSERSHDESTFARTVASYLGTQHHEERLVASDVLKLIPEIATRYDEPFGDSSSVPTFLVSRFARQYVTVALSGDGGDEMFGGYPRYFWASRIAAWRARLTPIGAQYFGRALGKMPAGLIDYPGALFGGNRWAGSEGLSARVRRLGRYLATDPDSVYEEVIAAWPDVARLLGGTIPNELGPHPCHFPDLDWPERMMAVDQSNQLPDDFLTKVDRASMAMSLEVRVPLLDHRIVEWSWRIPRSFKLASRGDRGKLLLREVLSRYVPVHLTDRPKMGFGMPLGQWLRNELKPWADGLLNSDRMRKQEILNPVLVREVWQEHLAGQDRLAQLWTVLMFTQWLEQSWT, from the coding sequence ATGTGCGGTGTGATTGGCTGGATAGACCGGTCTCTCGACAGGGAGTTGGCTAGGCGGATGAGGGCTTGCCTGACACATCGAGGCCCTGATGACGAAGGGGAGTGGTGCGATCCGTCTTCTACTGTGTGGTTAGGGCATCGCCGTCTCTCGGTCCTGGATCTCTCAACCGAGGGACATCAACCCATGGCATCTCCAAGCGGGCGGTATGTCATTACTTATAATGGAGAGGTCGTCAATCATAAGTTGCTTCGGGCAGAGTTGCAGCGGCTCGGATACCAATTCAGAGGTCATTCTGATACGGAGGTTGTCGTTGCTGCAATTGAAGCGTGGGGAATTGACGAGGCCTTGGGGCGGTTTATCGGTATGTTTGCCTTTGGCCTGTACGACCGCACCGAGGACTGCCTCTGGCTTGTGCGCGATCGTATGGGCATTAAACCGATCTACTACGCCCAAAGTGGCAAGTCCTTCGCTTTTGCGTCCGAGCTACGGCCGCTTCGACTGTTACCTTGGGTCGATACGACACTCGATCATGAAGCGCTTGCGGCCTACTTTCGATATTTGTATGTTCCGGCTCCCGCCACGATCTTCTCTGGTGTGCGTAAACTGTTACCGGGCACATGTCTCCGGTGGGACGGGCAACAGCTTGAAGAACGGCGTTACTGGAATCTCTCAGAAGTAGCCCACGAAGGGATTCATCATCCTGTAGAAACAACGTTTTCCGAAACGGCTGATGAACTCGACAAGCTTTTGCGCGACGCAATTCGACTTCAGATGGAGGCAGATGTTCCACTCGGTGCGTTTCTCTCCGGCGGTATTGATTCTTCGACGGTCGTCGCGCTCATGCAAGCTCAAAGTGACAGGCCCGTTCATACCTTTTCCATCGGTTTTTCGGAACGGTCGCATGACGAATCGACCTTTGCCCGAACGGTGGCCTCGTATCTGGGTACGCAGCACCATGAAGAGCGTTTGGTAGCGTCTGATGTTCTGAAACTGATTCCCGAGATTGCGACACGTTATGACGAGCCCTTTGGTGATAGCAGCAGCGTGCCAACCTTCCTTGTGAGCCGATTCGCTCGACAGTATGTGACGGTGGCGTTGTCAGGAGACGGTGGCGACGAGATGTTTGGGGGCTATCCCCGATATTTTTGGGCCTCTCGCATTGCTGCATGGCGTGCGCGCCTGACTCCGATTGGGGCCCAATATTTCGGTCGCGCATTAGGCAAGATGCCGGCTGGTCTTATTGATTATCCGGGAGCGCTTTTTGGTGGTAACCGATGGGCGGGGAGCGAGGGTCTATCGGCTCGCGTTCGACGGTTGGGGCGCTATCTCGCGACAGATCCTGACTCCGTCTATGAGGAGGTCATCGCGGCGTGGCCTGATGTTGCAAGACTTCTTGGAGGTACGATTCCGAACGAACTTGGACCTCATCCGTGTCACTTTCCTGATTTGGATTGGCCGGAACGAATGATGGCTGTGGATCAATCAAATCAGTTGCCCGATGATTTCTTGACAAAAGTCGATCGAGCCTCAATGGCCATGTCACTGGAGGTGAGAGTGCCGTTGCTCGATCATCGTATTGTCGAGTGGAGTTGGCGAATTCCTCGATCGTTCAAGCTGGCCTCTCGTGGCGACCGCGGCAAGCTGCTGTTGCGCGAAGTGCTCTCGCGTTATGTTCCGGTGCATCTCACGGATCGGCCGAAGATGGGCTTTGGCATGCCGCTCGGTCAATGGCTTCGGAACGAACTTAAGCCATGGGCTGATGGTCTACTGAACTCTGATCGCATGCGGAAGCAAGAGATTCTCAATCCTGTCCTAGTCCGTGAGGTATGGCAGGAACACCTGGCTGGCCAAGATCGGCTCGCGCAGCTCTGGACCGTACTGATGTTCACTCAATGGTTGGAACAATCGTGGACCTGA
- a CDS encoding glycosyltransferase family 4 protein — MTEVQPRLLFLITEDWYFWSHRLDLAKAARAAGFDVAIATRATDHGDLIQRAGFRLLPISLARRSRNPIRECASIRELISLYRRERPHIVHHVALKPILYGAVAAWWAKIPVVISAFAGLGYTYTDRHDRSGPLQHVITWSLKAAIRLSHSVVLCQNADDRDRLVERGIVRSDHARIVAGSGVDTEAFRMADTPVGVPIVLLPARMLWDKGVAEFISAARLLQAKGVRAKFVLVGRCDDDNPAAIPRSQIHDWVREGTVEWLGHREDMAKVYAEASIVVLPSYREGLPKVLLEAAACGKALVATDVPGCREAVRHQVNGLLIPVRDAPALAQAIEALLADGPTCDRMGKAGRELIVREFAIPKITAQINALYRESLKTRGVDLSAPGHA, encoded by the coding sequence GTGACGGAGGTCCAACCGCGCCTCCTCTTTCTGATCACCGAAGACTGGTATTTCTGGTCTCACCGTTTGGACTTGGCGAAAGCCGCTCGAGCGGCAGGATTCGACGTCGCCATCGCGACCCGGGCGACCGATCATGGAGATCTGATTCAACGAGCGGGGTTTCGACTCCTGCCCATTAGCCTGGCCCGGCGTAGCCGCAATCCAATACGCGAATGTGCCTCGATTCGGGAACTCATCAGCCTCTACCGACGGGAACGTCCCCATATCGTCCATCATGTCGCGTTAAAACCGATTCTGTATGGAGCTGTGGCTGCCTGGTGGGCAAAAATTCCGGTGGTCATCAGTGCCTTTGCCGGTCTTGGTTATACATATACAGATCGGCATGATCGATCAGGTCCACTACAACACGTCATCACATGGAGTCTCAAAGCAGCGATTCGTCTGAGCCACTCCGTGGTGCTCTGTCAGAATGCTGACGATCGGGACCGACTGGTTGAACGAGGCATCGTCCGATCAGATCACGCCCGGATCGTGGCTGGCTCCGGTGTGGATACCGAGGCCTTTCGGATGGCAGATACTCCAGTAGGGGTTCCCATCGTTCTTCTCCCGGCCCGCATGTTATGGGATAAGGGAGTCGCCGAATTCATAAGCGCGGCGCGGCTGCTGCAGGCAAAGGGGGTTCGAGCCAAGTTTGTGCTGGTCGGCCGTTGTGACGACGACAATCCTGCCGCAATTCCGCGGAGTCAAATCCACGACTGGGTACGTGAAGGGACGGTCGAATGGTTGGGGCATCGAGAGGATATGGCCAAAGTCTATGCAGAAGCCTCAATTGTGGTGTTGCCATCCTACCGGGAAGGACTTCCGAAAGTCTTACTGGAGGCAGCTGCCTGCGGCAAAGCGCTCGTTGCGACGGATGTACCAGGTTGTCGGGAAGCGGTACGCCATCAGGTGAATGGACTGTTGATTCCTGTACGTGATGCGCCCGCATTGGCCCAGGCTATTGAGGCCTTGCTGGCTGACGGACCAACTTGCGACAGAATGGGGAAGGCCGGGCGCGAACTCATTGTCCGAGAATTCGCCATACCGAAGATTACAGCTCAGATCAACGCGCTTTACCGGGAGTCGCTCAAAACTCGAGGAGTGGATCTTTCCGCTCCTGGGCATGCATGA
- the asnB gene encoding asparagine synthase (glutamine-hydrolyzing) — MRGRVEKVTLMCGIAGILGNGSSGMDAVVQMMVEAIRYRGPDDSGVWSDPALGLAIGHARLSILDLSPEGHQPMVSSGGRYVITYNGEVFNFAALSKELEGEGARFRGHSDTEVMLAAFEYWGIEKAIGRFVGMFAFALWDRELRQLHLVRDRVGIKPLYFGWVGKTFRFASELKSMLVATERPEIDRSALALYMRYAYVPAPRSIYRHVFKLPPGCWLTIGIDQAHSPERFVPDPDDPAASWKPIRYWSAKQVVEQGCAARYGGSDDEAIDELQSLLLEAVRLRMVADVPLGAFLSGGIDSSTVVALMQAQSAQPVRTFSIGFQEDDYNEAKHAKVVAQHLGTDHTELYLTAQAAMAVIPRLPVMYDEPFGDSSQIPTFLVSQLAKRHVTVALSGDGGDELFAGYYRYFWAQRIWSNVSRIPLSLRKVLSKSLSRVSPESWTTTFSRFQFLLPALSNPGHKMHRLSELLMMKDPEGMYLGLVSQWATPTSIVVDGYEPLTPVTDSSRWANVPDFIHRMMFLDLLTYLPDDILTKVDRASMAVSLEARVPLLDHRVVEFAWRLPMRMKIREKGTGKWILRQLLYRYVPSELLERPKMGFGVPIEHWLRGPLREWAEDLLNENRLRQQGYLHPQLIREKWAEHLSRKRNWPYLLWNVLMFQSWLEQ, encoded by the coding sequence GTGCGCGGTCGGGTTGAAAAAGTAACTCTGATGTGCGGGATAGCCGGCATACTTGGAAATGGCTCCTCGGGAATGGATGCTGTCGTTCAGATGATGGTCGAGGCCATTCGCTATCGCGGTCCCGACGATTCGGGTGTATGGTCTGATCCCGCGCTGGGTCTCGCGATCGGGCATGCCAGACTCTCGATTCTTGATCTCTCTCCCGAGGGTCATCAGCCGATGGTGTCATCGGGTGGGCGCTACGTCATCACTTATAATGGTGAAGTCTTTAATTTTGCCGCGCTCTCCAAGGAACTCGAAGGTGAAGGAGCTCGTTTTCGTGGTCATTCGGACACAGAAGTCATGCTGGCGGCCTTCGAATATTGGGGGATCGAGAAGGCGATCGGTCGCTTTGTGGGAATGTTCGCATTTGCCCTCTGGGATCGAGAATTGCGTCAACTGCATCTCGTTCGCGATCGAGTCGGTATAAAACCTCTCTATTTCGGCTGGGTCGGAAAGACCTTTCGATTCGCATCTGAACTGAAAAGTATGCTGGTCGCGACCGAGCGCCCCGAGATCGATCGGAGCGCGCTCGCACTCTATATGCGATACGCCTACGTTCCGGCGCCACGCTCGATCTACCGACACGTTTTCAAGTTGCCTCCCGGATGCTGGCTAACAATAGGGATTGATCAGGCACACAGTCCTGAGCGATTTGTTCCGGACCCTGATGATCCGGCGGCCAGTTGGAAACCGATTCGATACTGGTCGGCAAAACAGGTCGTCGAGCAGGGCTGTGCCGCTCGGTATGGTGGATCTGACGATGAGGCGATTGACGAATTGCAGTCATTGCTACTGGAGGCAGTACGCCTTCGGATGGTGGCAGACGTTCCGCTTGGGGCGTTCTTGTCCGGCGGGATCGATTCGTCGACGGTGGTTGCATTGATGCAGGCACAGAGCGCTCAACCCGTTCGGACCTTTAGCATCGGATTCCAAGAAGATGATTACAATGAGGCCAAGCATGCCAAGGTGGTTGCGCAGCATCTGGGGACGGACCACACCGAATTGTATCTCACAGCGCAAGCTGCGATGGCCGTTATTCCCCGCTTGCCTGTCATGTATGACGAACCGTTTGGCGATTCGTCGCAGATTCCGACATTTCTTGTCTCACAACTGGCCAAGCGACATGTTACAGTCGCCCTGTCCGGAGACGGAGGAGATGAACTCTTTGCCGGGTACTATCGCTATTTTTGGGCGCAAAGAATTTGGAGCAATGTGTCCCGGATCCCACTGTCGCTGCGGAAAGTCTTGTCCAAAAGCCTTTCGAGGGTTTCCCCGGAAAGTTGGACGACGACATTTTCTCGGTTCCAGTTCCTGTTGCCGGCGTTGTCGAACCCTGGGCACAAAATGCATCGCTTATCAGAACTGTTGATGATGAAAGACCCGGAAGGCATGTACCTTGGTCTTGTGTCGCAGTGGGCGACACCGACCAGCATCGTCGTCGACGGCTACGAGCCGCTTACACCAGTCACAGATTCCAGCCGGTGGGCCAATGTTCCAGATTTTATCCACCGCATGATGTTTCTCGATCTACTCACGTATTTACCGGACGACATCTTGACGAAAGTGGATCGCGCCAGTATGGCGGTCAGTCTGGAAGCGCGTGTCCCGCTGCTCGACCATCGAGTCGTCGAGTTCGCATGGCGGTTGCCGATGCGCATGAAAATCCGCGAGAAGGGAACCGGCAAGTGGATCTTGCGTCAACTGCTGTATCGGTATGTTCCCTCAGAACTGCTCGAGCGGCCAAAGATGGGCTTTGGCGTTCCGATCGAACACTGGCTGCGGGGACCGTTACGTGAATGGGCTGAAGATCTCCTGAACGAAAACCGCCTGAGACAGCAAGGGTATTTGCATCCTCAGCTGATTCGTGAGAAATGGGCGGAACATCTTTCCAGGAAACGAAACTGGCCGTACTTACTATGGAACGTCTTGATGTTCCAATCGTGGCTTGAGCAGTGA
- a CDS encoding NAD-dependent epimerase/dehydratase family protein, with the protein MTKVLVTGANGFLGAVVVKELSQAGYEVRALVRSLSNTVKFPADVEVVTGDIRDAVVTKQVAAGCEGIIHLAGKVHAIDEREGNEGDYYQTNVEGTRHVLEGAATAHVQRVIFASSVKVFGKSTEGCVDETASPTPQTAYARSKWQAEKLVSEYGKRTGTVAVSLRLPMVYGPTEKGNLYRMISAIDHGRFPPFPKIDNQRSLVHVRNVAQAMLCCLRQTRTRLSAYIVADAQPYSTTHLYESLCRGLGKRLPSWRVPLGLLKAAARFGDLVQIGTGRTFALTTSTLGKLIESAWYSPAAIARDCGYSPFYSFDDAVPEIVNFYRMSTT; encoded by the coding sequence ATGACCAAGGTGCTGGTGACAGGAGCCAATGGTTTTCTTGGCGCCGTAGTGGTGAAAGAACTCAGTCAGGCTGGATATGAGGTGCGAGCGCTGGTGCGTTCCCTCTCGAATACAGTGAAGTTTCCTGCCGATGTGGAGGTTGTGACCGGGGATATTCGAGATGCAGTCGTCACGAAGCAGGTTGCGGCTGGCTGTGAGGGCATCATTCATCTCGCTGGAAAAGTCCACGCAATAGACGAGCGTGAAGGAAATGAGGGTGACTATTACCAGACCAATGTGGAGGGGACGAGGCATGTCCTGGAAGGTGCCGCAACAGCGCATGTGCAGCGAGTCATCTTTGCCAGTTCCGTGAAGGTGTTCGGAAAGTCGACAGAGGGCTGTGTTGACGAGACGGCCTCACCCACTCCCCAGACGGCGTATGCGCGTTCGAAATGGCAGGCTGAAAAGTTGGTATCGGAATATGGGAAACGCACCGGCACAGTCGCAGTCTCCCTCCGACTGCCGATGGTCTACGGTCCGACTGAGAAGGGAAATCTCTATCGAATGATCTCAGCCATCGACCATGGGCGATTTCCTCCTTTCCCGAAGATCGACAACCAACGAAGCCTCGTGCACGTTCGCAACGTTGCTCAGGCGATGCTGTGTTGTCTTCGGCAGACACGAACACGGTTGTCTGCCTATATCGTCGCCGATGCACAGCCCTATTCGACTACCCATCTGTACGAAAGCTTGTGCCGTGGATTAGGAAAACGGCTTCCATCCTGGCGAGTGCCGCTCGGTTTGCTGAAAGCTGCTGCCCGATTCGGTGATCTGGTTCAGATAGGAACAGGACGGACATTCGCATTGACGACTTCGACGTTGGGGAAACTGATCGAGTCGGCCTGGTATAGCCCTGCTGCGATCGCGCGAGATTGTGGGTACTCTCCTTTCTATTCGTTTGATGATGCGGTTCCCGAGATCGTAAACTTTTATCGAATGTCGACAACGTGA
- a CDS encoding glycosyltransferase family 4 protein, protein MLLVILVAVGGLTWWCTGWLAHRDARFRLLDLPNERSLHQTPTPRTGGLAIMGGVLVGLVALAVGGAWPTGQGPTGLYGWPTSVWIVGLTSSLAVVSFWDDRRGLPIVVRFGVHLAAAVMLTVGAQLTVSRVDMPHIGTFELGWLSLIVSIAFLVWMTNLYNFMDGMDGFAAGMTLLGGGFLASLAWRAEHRLILVLSLLLAVAALGFLAHNFPPAKIFMGDVGSVPTGFLIGALILLGCRDGLFTVWVPLMLFSPFIVDATATLIRRAAHGEQVWIAHRTHYYQRLVLLGWGHRKTVLVEYGLMVLCGVLAWAYQTADDSVRPFILGSWGLLMLSAMWAVHLAERSVGQLRTEN, encoded by the coding sequence ATGCTTCTCGTGATCCTCGTCGCGGTCGGGGGACTGACTTGGTGGTGCACCGGGTGGCTGGCTCATCGAGATGCAAGGTTTAGATTATTAGATCTCCCGAACGAACGATCTTTGCATCAGACCCCCACTCCACGAACCGGTGGTCTTGCCATCATGGGAGGTGTGTTGGTCGGACTCGTCGCCCTTGCTGTTGGAGGAGCGTGGCCAACGGGCCAGGGTCCAACAGGATTGTATGGCTGGCCGACGTCGGTCTGGATCGTCGGATTGACATCGAGCTTGGCAGTGGTGTCGTTTTGGGATGATCGGAGGGGGCTCCCAATTGTGGTCCGTTTTGGGGTCCACCTTGCCGCAGCCGTGATGCTGACTGTCGGTGCTCAGCTCACCGTGTCACGGGTCGATATGCCTCACATCGGCACTTTCGAGCTCGGTTGGCTTTCACTGATCGTTTCGATCGCCTTTCTCGTGTGGATGACGAATCTTTACAATTTTATGGATGGCATGGATGGCTTCGCTGCCGGGATGACACTACTAGGAGGTGGTTTTCTTGCCTCGCTGGCCTGGCGCGCTGAGCACCGGCTGATCTTGGTGTTGTCATTACTCCTGGCCGTCGCTGCTCTGGGATTCTTAGCGCATAATTTTCCTCCGGCGAAGATCTTCATGGGAGATGTCGGGAGCGTCCCAACAGGGTTCCTGATTGGAGCCCTGATTCTCTTAGGATGTCGGGATGGGCTCTTTACGGTATGGGTGCCACTCATGCTGTTTTCCCCCTTTATCGTGGATGCGACTGCTACGCTGATTCGACGGGCGGCACACGGTGAGCAAGTATGGATCGCCCACCGGACACATTACTATCAACGGCTGGTCTTGCTTGGGTGGGGACACCGGAAGACCGTTCTTGTGGAATATGGTCTGATGGTTCTGTGTGGCGTCCTCGCGTGGGCCTATCAGACCGCCGATGATTCAGTTCGTCCGTTCATCCTTGGCTCCTGGGGATTGCTTATGTTGTCGGCGATGTGGGCTGTTCATCTGGCAGAACGTTCGGTAGGGCAGCTTAGAACAGAGAATTAA
- a CDS encoding glycosyltransferase family 25 protein, which translates to MAMTRHPAVSESILPIDGILIINPRNFIDRRENIERQLRSLGLKYEFIHVYDACDLDPATTQRYFRPPYPHLGHQSCAMKHLAALRLVVERNWERALILEDDVILGRDFLQGVRDAVNEASAIARSHVVYIGSGGNFYTPKSLRVPGQRLYKASKGRFTDSYFLGADTARLRVDWMEQHGIAGAIDVHFDATDPKLGIEWYWLEDPVVEQGSKNGTFRSAIQSAPPNVIQRVRFWWEKMRRKHIYQLWR; encoded by the coding sequence ATGGCTATGACTCGGCACCCAGCTGTTTCGGAGAGCATTCTGCCCATTGACGGTATTCTTATCATCAACCCTAGGAATTTTATTGATCGTAGGGAAAACATCGAGAGACAGTTGCGGTCGTTAGGCTTGAAGTACGAGTTCATTCATGTCTACGACGCCTGTGATCTCGATCCAGCCACCACACAACGGTACTTCAGGCCTCCTTACCCTCATCTCGGGCATCAGTCCTGTGCCATGAAACACCTTGCAGCCCTGCGTCTCGTGGTCGAGCGGAATTGGGAGAGAGCGTTGATTTTGGAGGATGATGTGATCCTTGGTCGCGATTTTCTCCAAGGAGTCCGAGATGCGGTCAACGAAGCAAGCGCCATCGCTCGTTCCCATGTTGTGTACATCGGGAGCGGAGGAAATTTTTACACGCCTAAGAGTCTACGTGTTCCTGGTCAACGGTTGTACAAGGCTTCGAAGGGGCGATTTACGGATTCCTACTTCCTTGGAGCTGATACCGCCAGGCTTCGAGTGGACTGGATGGAGCAGCATGGAATAGCAGGAGCAATCGATGTGCATTTCGATGCTACCGATCCCAAGCTGGGGATTGAGTGGTACTGGCTCGAGGATCCCGTGGTCGAACAAGGCAGCAAGAACGGGACGTTTCGGTCGGCGATTCAGTCGGCCCCCCCGAATGTGATCCAGCGTGTTAGGTTCTGGTGGGAAAAGATGCGTCGCAAGCACATCTATCAGTTATGGCGGTAG
- a CDS encoding class I SAM-dependent methyltransferase translates to MTRNLDAQTVQGFGDEWTRFDQKGLAEHEREELFNRYFHIFPWQLLPAGAVGFDLGCGSGRWAALVAPRIRRLHCIDASESSVAVARRNLASLPNCEFHVASVDQLPLDADSMDFGYSLGVLHHVPDTEAGLRACVNALKPGAPFLLYLYYAFDNRPWWFRLLWRISDLGRRVISRSPMRLRYAISQMIAGIVYYPLARLSFLLERVGVNVDCVPLSSYRAHSFYVMRTDALDRFGTKLEQRFTAAQIRGMMERAGLERITFSGSVPFWCAVGLKK, encoded by the coding sequence ATGACCCGCAATCTTGATGCGCAAACCGTACAAGGGTTCGGAGACGAGTGGACACGGTTTGATCAAAAAGGACTTGCTGAGCATGAACGCGAGGAGCTGTTTAATAGATACTTCCACATTTTTCCGTGGCAGCTTCTGCCGGCCGGCGCTGTTGGATTCGATCTTGGATGCGGGAGCGGCCGCTGGGCTGCTCTGGTCGCTCCGCGGATTCGTCGACTCCATTGTATCGATGCCAGCGAGTCGTCAGTGGCCGTGGCGCGTCGGAATCTTGCGAGCCTTCCTAATTGTGAATTCCATGTTGCGTCGGTGGATCAGCTCCCTCTCGACGCCGATTCTATGGATTTTGGTTACTCGCTTGGAGTGCTGCACCACGTGCCTGACACAGAGGCAGGCTTACGCGCCTGTGTCAATGCTCTGAAGCCTGGCGCGCCCTTTCTTCTGTATCTCTATTATGCCTTCGACAACCGACCTTGGTGGTTTCGTCTTCTCTGGAGGATTAGTGATCTTGGAAGGCGGGTTATTTCACGCTCGCCGATGAGGCTACGGTATGCCATCAGTCAGATGATAGCGGGGATCGTCTATTATCCTTTGGCGAGACTGTCCTTTCTTCTTGAACGGGTTGGAGTGAATGTCGACTGTGTCCCGTTGTCATCATATCGCGCGCACTCGTTCTATGTTATGCGGACCGACGCGCTCGACCGCTTTGGAACCAAGCTCGAACAGCGTTTTACCGCCGCTCAGATCCGTGGGATGATGGAACGGGCAGGTCTCGAACGAATTACATTCAGTGGTTCAGTGCCGTTCTGGTGCGCGGTCGGGTTGAAAAAGTAA